The Vigna radiata var. radiata cultivar VC1973A chromosome 6, Vradiata_ver6, whole genome shotgun sequence DNA segment TTAGTCCATCTTAATGAAAAGATctagtatttttatttgagCAAAATATTACAGACACTTCCACACTAATGTATTGtattctaaaaagaaaattatctaaacatacaatttttattggtttttttatgtttcttttgaaatatcatctcatttttgtaaattttggtAACTCAAGCAGTAggtaaaatattactttaagaaACTTATACCAATTACACGTTATAAGTATgtggaaaaaataaatttatattgtttattgagttctttactcttttttttatatcaataagAAAACTTTAATATCTTCTACAATGGGTAATTGATTAGTAACTTTTCATTTATTACaggttacattttttataatattttcattttttaatcgtaaaaattataaaaatatcctCCAAAAGTTATAATTCGAAGATCTAAATGAATTGTTTGACTAAGAATGGAAAGACTCAAAAGAAAATGGTGAGGAATATAGAAAGAGTCAAAACGAGtcatacaatataaatataaaaggataattcatatatatttggtataaaagattatattaatatgtaatatcgtattatcatataatttggggaaatgaatatgaaattgtagacaagaaaactttttcttattcATGCACTTGGAGTAAGTATAGAACAATGAACAATGAACAATGAACAATATGGTCTACAAGGCACATATAAAAAGTAAGGAATAACACGACTAACACAGCAACTGCAGAAGTAAAAAAAGGAAGAGGCTTAATGAGTTTATAGTAATGATTAATCCTTACTACTCGAAATTATGATCCTCTTCACCCTCACCCTCTTCAtagtcatcatcctcatcaacTGTTGCATCCTGATATTGCTGGTACTCTGCCACCAAATCGTTCATGTTGCTCTCTGCCTCAGTGAACTCCATTTCGTCCATTCCTTCCCCAGTGTACCAGTGCAAGAAGGCCTTGCGTCGGTACATTGCAGTGAATTGCTCACTCACCCTTCTGAACATTTCCTGAATTGAAGTGGAGTTACCAATGAAAGTGCTTGACATCTTCAAGTTCTTGGGAGGGATGTCACACACACTTGACTTCACGTTGTTGGGAATCCACTCAACAAAGTATGATGAGTTCTTGTTCTGCACGTTGATCATTTGCTCATCAACCTCTTTGGTGCTCATTTTTCCCCTGAACATTGCTGATGCTGTCAAGTAGCGTCCATGGCGGGGATCGGCAGCACACATCATGTTCTTGGCGTCCCACATTTGTTGGGTGAGTTCAGGGACAGTGAGGGAGGCGTACTGTTGAGACCCACGTGAGGTAAGAGGAGCAAACCCCACCATGAAGAAGTGGAGACGTGGGAATGGGATCAAGTTCACAGCTAGTTTCCTGAGATCAGAGTTCAGTTGGCCAGGAAACCTCAAGCAACAGGTCACTCCACTCATGGTTGCAGATATCAGGTGGTTCAGATCACCAACTACAATTGcaaacattaaattaatcaaGTTATCATTACTTAGGGAGTGGATGACTAAAATATTGACTATGTAACTAAAGGTTGATTGACATAATCATTGTtgtatattactttttttcataaaatgtgatggtgtattataatttatcaattcCTCCACGtacaataaaattttgaaaatgtgcTTGTACCAAAGATATAACAATTTCTCTGTGGAGGAGAATTCTAAAGAATGCAgataactttttccttttcacaATTCCAGGACAGTTCCGAGTTGATGAATGTGTGAATGTGCAAATAATGAATGCAGGAATTCAAATTTATATGCAGGACTGGGGTACTTACAACTAGGGGTGGTGAGTTTTAAGGTCCTGAAGCAAATGTCATAGAGTGCTTCATTGTCAAGAACCATGCACTCATCTCCATTTTCCACCAGTTGGTGGACGGATAAAGTAGCATTGTAGGGCTCCACCACAGTGTCAGAGACCTTCGGAGAAGGAAAAACAGAGAAAGTGAGCATCATTCTGTCCGGATACTCCTCCCTGATCTTCGATATCAACAGTGTTCCCATACCAGATCCCGTCCCACCTCCAAGCGAATGACACACTTGAAAAcctgagaaaaaataaataaattcaacacACATTAAACCCACAATACAATAACACATTCATCTATGTTTACAAAAAATAGCTGGTCCAATCTTAACACAATACTCAAACTAAAAAACACTCATCACACCAGGGACAGGAAATACATATATTTGTGTTGTGGCTAATATGATCAAATctaatactattttataaagtgatctaCATTCTATGTTACCTTTGCAACTATGTTACGTTCTATACTTTTCTCATTTGTCATACCTCTAAACCGTGCCTGATCTCTTACAAAAAAGTAATCCATATTGCTTAAACGTAAAACTAAttaatagaatttttaaaaaaagccAATAAACTTTACCAGATCTTATAATAGTTCCatgattgtttttataattttgaccAGCATTCTTTACATTGGTGTAACAGATCTACAttgatatataaaagaaagtataaGAGGAATGCGGATACCTTGCAAGCAGTCACAGTTTTCGGCCTCTTTGCGAACGACATCAAGAACGGAGTCGATCAATTCAGCACCTTCGGTGTAGTGTCCCTTGGCCCAATTGTTGCCGGCACCGGACTGTCCAAAGACGAAGTTATCAGGACGGAAGATCTTGCCGAAAGGGCTGGATCTGATGCTATCCATGGTCCCTGGCTCCAAATCCATCAACACAGCCCTCGGAACATACCTTCCGCCAGAAGCCTCATTGTAATAAACGTTTATCCTCTCCAATTGGATATCCGACGCCACATCGCCGGTGAACTTTCCGGTGGGGTCGATCCCGTGCTCATCGCATATCACTTCCCAGAATTTCGAACCGATTTGGTTCCCGCATTGCCCACCTTGCACGTGCAATatttctctcattcttcttaCTCAAccgtctctctctctctttcaattccacacacacatatgtatatatatatatatatatacgagaTCTGAGAAACTGAGAGTGCCAGGGTAATCGTGGAATggaaaaaatgtattatttttatgttcttgGAGTGTGGTTTGAAGCGCCAATTCTACCACCCATAATTATTCCTACCTTAACTTCTTCTCCTTCTATTTCGCTCTATTTTTGTCTTTTCccaatccatttttttcttttcttttttagtttttacacttcaacaatattttgttttaaatttatttaatttttgtaagaaaatatgGAACCTATTCCATTTTAAATACTACCATTTCCAAACTTTAAAATAGCGACTAATGTCGACCATTTAGAGTAGCCCACTCTTACACGTGATAATTCCTTGGGCTTGTCGTTGACAAATCAAAGATAGAGATTTTCTTTCTGTACAGTGTTTTTCATATACCTCCAAACTTTTCTAAATGTCTAATATGGCCTTTTgatttggataaaaaaaatcatctataatTATTCAATCTATCCATCACACTTGTTTCTTCTAACCTAATAATATACCtgcaaacttttttttttctctctctgctTCCTTACCATCCTTACCATGCTTTAAGGGATTCACCaagaatcaaaatttaattaaagaaattatcatGTTTCGAAATTTAGTTAAGAGATACATCAGTTTTTGAAATTCAGCTGAGAGATATATCGgatatcaaaatttgatttaaaaggttcatcaaattttaaaactcgATTAAGAGAtttattagatttcaaaatctgattaagtggtttattgaattttgaaatttagttaaGAGGtagatcaaaattttgaaatcttggtGAAGCATGTGGAGAGTTCAGTGGAACATGTGGAGAATTTGATAGAACATAAAAAGAAATCGGTGGAACATAAGGTCAAATCGATTACAATGATAAGGCATTTACGTAGCTAGATTAAGTCAATGGAACAACTTGAGTATCCAAGTTGTTCGGTGGAGTAAGTGAAGGTCTTAAAAAGGTCATAGGAGAGTCCAAGTAGTTCGGTAGAGCattacacatttaaaaaaagttggtgaaaaaagtaaaaagctCAAATAActtaatgttttgttatttattctctttaaactatttattttgaaattaggtttcttccaaattttaaaatctagtaTTTACTAGTGTATTTATAAAGGTAAGATTGAATTTCTAAATCTATGAGAAATGAATATCTAATTTCAAAATCACATGagtttttaatctaaattatgAAAGACAATGTGTTCTtgaatcaaatttcaaaattcaataagtttctaaaccaaattttaaaatctggtgaattttttgtttagattttgaaatctaataaatttttatatcaaatttcaaaatgtaataaactttatatcaaatttcaaaatttgattaattatataCCCAAAATCCTgcgtaatataataaaattaaatataaatttaattttttttataaaatttcaaaccaaaattAGCTATAAAAACActtggatttgaaagatgaACGAGATGAATGAAGTAAAACGAAATATCcacaaactaaattaaatgaaCTACAAAgctaatgaaaaagaaagctaaaatcctaaaaataaaagaaaacacgtTCAAATGACTTAAGATACCGAACAGTAATTACTCtttacctaattttttttattttatataaatatttattaaggtCAAATTTCTCTTCACAATTAAACttggaggaaaagaaaaaatcccTCAGAGATAATCATTTGTGGTGCATCTACaacaatttgaattttctttaa contains these protein-coding regions:
- the LOC106765173 gene encoding tubulin beta chain, which produces MREILHVQGGQCGNQIGSKFWEVICDEHGIDPTGKFTGDVASDIQLERINVYYNEASGGRYVPRAVLMDLEPGTMDSIRSSPFGKIFRPDNFVFGQSGAGNNWAKGHYTEGAELIDSVLDVVRKEAENCDCLQGFQVCHSLGGGTGSGMGTLLISKIREEYPDRMMLTFSVFPSPKVSDTVVEPYNATLSVHQLVENGDECMVLDNEALYDICFRTLKLTTPSFGDLNHLISATMSGVTCCLRFPGQLNSDLRKLAVNLIPFPRLHFFMVGFAPLTSRGSQQYASLTVPELTQQMWDAKNMMCAADPRHGRYLTASAMFRGKMSTKEVDEQMINVQNKNSSYFVEWIPNNVKSSVCDIPPKNLKMSSTFIGNSTSIQEMFRRVSEQFTAMYRRKAFLHWYTGEGMDEMEFTEAESNMNDLVAEYQQYQDATVDEDDDYEEGEGEEDHNFE